The Azospirillum sp. TSH100 genome includes a region encoding these proteins:
- a CDS encoding putative DNA modification/repair radical SAM protein — protein sequence MGRTSAVDDALLDKLEILADAAKYDASCASSGAKRRTGGPDGIGSTTGAGICHAYTPDGRCVSLLKILLTNYCLFDCAYCINRRSSNVRRARFSVDEVVRLTLGFYKRNCIEGLFLSSGIIRSPDYTMEQLMLVARTLRRDHGFAGYIHLKTIPEASPWLIEQAGLWADRLSINLELASDRSLKEFAPEKDGTAIKAVMGQVGERIIEAKEEKRRFSPAGQSTQMIVGADASTDLSVLETSDTLYRRYGLRRVYYSAFSPIPEASSALPAKPPPLQRENRLYQADWLLRYYGFTVKEIAAGGEGGMLDLGIDPKLAWALKNRERFPVDVNSADREMLLRVPGLGARAVDRIVEARRHTTLRLEDVARLSSGLKRARAFLIAADHHPGGLTDRADLRQRLVAPPKQLSLF from the coding sequence ACCTCCGCGGTGGATGACGCGCTGCTCGACAAGCTCGAAATTCTGGCCGATGCGGCGAAATACGACGCCTCCTGCGCGTCGTCGGGCGCAAAGCGCCGGACCGGCGGGCCGGACGGCATCGGTTCGACCACCGGGGCCGGGATCTGCCACGCCTATACGCCGGACGGGCGCTGCGTCTCGCTGCTCAAGATCCTGCTGACCAATTACTGCCTGTTCGACTGCGCCTACTGCATCAACCGCCGCTCCTCCAACGTGCGGCGGGCGCGGTTCAGCGTCGACGAGGTGGTGCGGCTGACGCTGGGCTTCTACAAGCGCAATTGCATCGAGGGGCTGTTCCTGTCCTCCGGCATCATCCGCTCGCCCGACTACACGATGGAGCAGCTGATGCTGGTGGCGCGCACGCTGCGGCGCGACCATGGCTTCGCCGGCTACATCCACCTGAAGACGATCCCGGAAGCCAGCCCCTGGCTGATCGAGCAGGCCGGGCTGTGGGCCGACCGGCTGTCGATCAATCTCGAACTCGCCTCCGACCGCAGTTTGAAGGAGTTCGCGCCGGAGAAGGACGGCACCGCGATCAAGGCGGTGATGGGGCAGGTCGGCGAACGCATCATCGAGGCCAAGGAGGAAAAACGCCGCTTCTCCCCCGCCGGGCAGAGCACCCAGATGATCGTCGGCGCCGACGCCTCCACCGACCTGTCGGTGCTGGAGACCAGCGACACGCTCTATCGCCGCTATGGGCTGCGCCGGGTCTATTATTCGGCCTTCAGCCCGATCCCGGAGGCCAGCTCCGCCCTGCCGGCCAAGCCGCCGCCGCTCCAGCGCGAGAACCGGCTGTATCAGGCCGACTGGCTGCTGCGCTATTACGGCTTCACGGTGAAGGAGATCGCCGCCGGGGGCGAGGGCGGGATGCTGGACCTCGGCATCGATCCCAAGCTGGCCTGGGCCCTGAAGAACCGCGAGCGCTTCCCGGTGGACGTGAACAGCGCCGATCGCGAGATGCTGCTGCGCGTGCCTGGGCTGGGGGCGCGGGCGGTCGACAGGATCGTCGAGGCGCGGCGCCACACCACCCTGCGGCTGGAGGATGTCGCCCGGCTGTCGTCGGGGCTGAAGCGGGCGCGCGCCTTCCTGATCGCCGCCGACCACCATCCGGGCGGGCTGACCGACCGCGCCGACCTGCGGCAGCGGCTGGTGGCGCCGCCCAAGCAGCTCAGCCTGTTCTGA